Proteins encoded by one window of Arabidopsis thaliana chromosome 2, partial sequence:
- a CDS encoding Nucleic acid-binding, OB-fold-like protein (Nucleic acid-binding, OB-fold-like protein; CONTAINS InterPro DOMAIN/s: Nucleic acid-binding, OB-fold (InterPro:IPR012340), Nucleic acid-binding, OB-fold-like (InterPro:IPR016027), Protein of unknown function DUF223 (InterPro:IPR003871), Replication factor A, C-terminal (InterPro:IPR013955); BEST Arabidopsis thaliana protein match is: unknown protein (TAIR:AT3G60920.1); Has 30201 Blast hits to 17322 proteins in 780 species: Archae - 12; Bacteria - 1396; Metazoa - 17338; Fungi - 3422; Plants - 5037; Viruses - 0; Other Eukaryotes - 2996 (source: NCBI BLink).), protein MPLEITPVSQLHSHLSTCKVKVRIARLWAYHKKDRPKDIMGIDLLLVDDKGERIQASIRSQLLSKFQEKLEEGDCYMIMNFEISDNGGSYRASSHPYKINFMSMTHIIGMQELKEVNVSGRQTKLLNLQLRDLGESVIDVTLWEKWAEDLYSYVKGYKDGSIVLVGSLMKIKTYFKNVYLTFTIRDSLIWFLIFSRQDLCPKSSFSTKLFINSSIAEITEFKESLAKSDCLALTTISTITSSSSSKHSKPSFSLRDQKTIADINSGGACNIIASIFSIDTKVPWFYIGCNICFKKVSPYFNPETEEIEAGKYECEKCDTFVTTTSTRFRVQVTVLDHTGEASFLLFDQDVIKLIHKSAYELLEQQVQFNRSDKIPQELLDLEGRQFVFTIQGSDSTKFSRPSIFRVYELTDKPEIVQKFQENLLQMNTTDPNTHMVSSFSNSTTSETEPDSDMNIVSTPSNATTNQIDTESSEAANYENSNSSIKTSKNTSKITKLTPTSKRALTSSKDNAAQKSSTKPKLLSKAEIKKEKK, encoded by the exons atgccGCTGGAAATAACACCGGTTTCACAGCTGCATTCTCACCTGTCAACGTGCAAAGTGAAAGTTCGAATTGCTCGGTTATGGGCATACCACAAAAAAGACAGACCCAAAGATATTATGGGAATAGACCTTCTATTGGTGGATGACAAG GGAGAGAGGATACAAGCCTCCATCAGATCGCAATTACTTTCAAAATTTCAGGAGAAACTAGAAGAGGGAGATTGCTACATGATTATGAACTTTGAGATTTCAGATAATGGAGGGAGTTATAGAGCCAGTTCTCACCCCTACAAGATCAACTTCATGTCCATGACACAc ATCATTGGAATGCAAGAACTTAAAGAGGTTAATGTTTCAGGGCGACAAACAAAGTTATTAAATTTACAGCTTAGAGATCTTGG AGAATCAGTCATCGATGTTACTTTGTGGGAAAAATGGGCAGAAGATCTGTACTCTTATGTTAAGGGCTACAAAGATGGTTCAATTGTTTTAGTTGGAAGCTTGATGAAGATAAagacatattttaaaaacgtaTATCTCACTTTCACTATAAGGGATTCATTGATTTGGTTCTTAATATTTAGCAGGCAAGATCTCTGtccaaaatcatcattttcgACCAAGCTCTTTATCAATTCCTCAATTGCCGAGATAACTGAGTTTAAAGAAAG TTTGGCCAAATCTGATTGTTTAGCTTTAACAACGATTTCAACAATTACGTCTTCAAGTTCAAGCAAGCATTCAAAACCTTCATTCTCTTTGCGAGATCAAAAAACGATTGCAGATATAAATTCG GGAGGGGCATGTAATATTATTGCATCAATATTCTCCATTGACACAAAAGTTCCATGGTTTTATATTGGTTGTAatatatgtttcaaaaaaGTATCTCCTTATTTCAACCCTGAAACTGAAGAAATAGAAGCTGGAAAATATGAATGTGAAAAATGTGACACATTTGTTACTACTACAAGCACCAG GTTCAGGGTGCAAGTTACAGTTCTTGACCATACTGGGGAAgcatcatttcttcttttcgatCAGGATGTCATCAAGCTCATTCACAAATCCGCATATGAATTGCTCGAGCAACAAGTTCAG TTTAATCGTTCCGACAAAATTCCTCAAGAGCTGCTTGATTTAGAAGGGCGTCAATTTGTTTTCACGATACAAGGTTCAGACTCAACCAAATTCAGCCGACCATCTatctttagggtttatgaaCTTACGGACAAACCCGAAATTGTTCAAAAGTTTCAGGAAAATTTATTGCAAATG aaCACAACTGATCCAAACACTCACATGGTCTCAAGCTTTTCAAACTCAACTACCAGCGAG ACTGAACCTGATTCAGACATGAACATTGTCTCTACCCCTTCAAATGCAACTACAAATCAG attgaCACTGAATCTTCCGAGGCGGCTAACTATGAAAACAGCAACTCGTCTATCAAGACTTCTAAGAACACTTCAAAGATCACTAAATTGACTCCAACGTCAAAACGAGCACTAACTTCATCGAAAGATAATGCAGCTCAAAAGTCATCTACAAAGCCTAAATTGTTGTCCAAGGCtgagataaagaaagaaaaaaagtga